One Bombus fervidus isolate BK054 chromosome 7, iyBomFerv1, whole genome shotgun sequence genomic region harbors:
- the Nup50 gene encoding nuclear pore complex protein Nup50 isoform X1 — MFIEMAGKRAASTDLNHDNWDDEEKPEEAGTFKKASDDILEKRVVKKAKRRLQNSEDGTRSVFGTFTGFKTKTSTSASPFSFLANNNTNISANDMASKTVTNVSKSSNNETPKSNENGTNKRENTEIQTSSTIFTSKNTTSDQEEQNIFKKSTDYFAKLKGLNESVAQWIKTHVDANPFCILTPIFKDYERYLKEIEAKHGSEIEKSTQAQCSDNKEIANTEKNIESSPFGRTHAKSPLKSAEWKPEKSIFGNINPVSKSIFSKSEHTVNTGKPIFSTDQNSDSPKSVFDSIDQKSGSKSIFGSTSSEKNPFLSKPPTASDKSEEQETKSDSKPTTTIVTNTTITSSFATTNTTTFCFGQSSATSNTSTGFSFGSTKPFTFGAQVVQPQEPEDEGKDDENEEPPKADFKPVTEEGAIYEQRCKVFVKKDGNFTDRGIGTLFLKPTPNEKTQLLVRAQTSLGNLLLNTLLTESIPTKRMNKNTIMLVCLPMPESTPPPVPVLLRVKTDEDADVLLETLNKHKK, encoded by the exons atgtttatagAAATGGCTGGTAAGAGGGCTGCGTCTACGGACCTGAATCATGACAATTGGGATGATGAAGAAAAACCCGAAGAAGCAGGAACATTTAAGAAAGCTTCTGATGATATATTGGAAAAACGTGTTGTTAAAAAAGCTAAAAGACGTTTACAAAATTCAGAA GATGGTACCAGAAGTGTATTTGGTACGTTTACAGgttttaaaacaaaaacttCAACTAGTGCTTCACCCTTTAGCTTTTTagctaataataatactaatattagTGCTAATGATATGGCTTCTAAGACGGTTACGAATGTAAGCAAGTCTTCAAACAATGAAACTCCAAAAAGTAATGAAAATGGAACTAATAAGAgggaaaatacagaaatacaaACTTCGTCAACTATCTTCACTAGTAAAAATACTACTTCTGATCAGgaagaacaaaatatatttaaaaaatccacTGACTATTTTGCTAAATTAAAAGGATTAAATGAAAGTGTGGCACAATGGATTAAAACTCATGTTGATGCAAATCCATTTTGTATCTTAACTCCAATTTTTAAGGATTATGAAAGGTATCTTAAGGAAATTGAAGCTAAACATGGAAGTGAGATTGAAAAATCAACACAAGCGCAGTGTAgtgataataaagaaattgcaaatacagaaaaaaatattgagaGTTCTCCATTTGGAAGAACACATGCAAAGTCACCATTAAAATCTGCTGAATGGAAACctgaaaaatcaatttttggCAATATTAATCCAGTTTCTAAATCTATATTTAGTAAATCAGAACATACTGTAAATACTGGTAAACCTATTTTTAGTACAGATCAGAATTCAGACTCGCCTAAATCTGTTTTTGATAGTATTGATCAAAAATCTGGTAGCAAAAGCATATTTGGAAGTACAAGTTCTGAAAAAAATCCATTTTTGAGTAAGCCACCTACTGCATCTGATAAATCAGAAGAGCAAGAAACAAAATCAGATTCAAAACCTACTACTACTATTGTTACTAATACCACTATCACTAGTTCTTTTGCTACAACAAATACAACTACCTTTTGTTTTGGTCAAAGTTCTGCTACGAGTAATACATCAACTGGATTTAGTTTTGGAAG TACCAAACCATTTACATTTGGAGCTCAAGTAGTACAGCCACAAGAACCTGAGGATGAAGGAAAAGACGATGAAAACGAAGAACCACCAAAAGCAGATTTTAAACCAGTAACAGAAGAAGGTGCCATATATGAACAAAG aTGTAaagtttttgttaaaaaagatGGTAATTTTACTGATCGAGGTATAGGAACACTATTCTTAAAACCAACTCCAAATGAAAAAACACAATTATTAGTACGTGCACAAACATCTTTGGGAAATTTATTGCTCAATACTTTATTAactgaaagtattccaacaaaaCGTATGaacaaaaatacaataatgttAGTTTGTTTACCAATGCCTGAATCTACACCACCTCCAGTACCAGTATTACTAAGAGTAAAGACAGATGAAGACGCCGATGTATTATTGGAAACACtcaataaacataaaaaataa
- the Nup50 gene encoding nuclear pore complex protein Nup50 isoform X2: MAGKRAASTDLNHDNWDDEEKPEEAGTFKKASDDILEKRVVKKAKRRLQNSEDGTRSVFGTFTGFKTKTSTSASPFSFLANNNTNISANDMASKTVTNVSKSSNNETPKSNENGTNKRENTEIQTSSTIFTSKNTTSDQEEQNIFKKSTDYFAKLKGLNESVAQWIKTHVDANPFCILTPIFKDYERYLKEIEAKHGSEIEKSTQAQCSDNKEIANTEKNIESSPFGRTHAKSPLKSAEWKPEKSIFGNINPVSKSIFSKSEHTVNTGKPIFSTDQNSDSPKSVFDSIDQKSGSKSIFGSTSSEKNPFLSKPPTASDKSEEQETKSDSKPTTTIVTNTTITSSFATTNTTTFCFGQSSATSNTSTGFSFGSTKPFTFGAQVVQPQEPEDEGKDDENEEPPKADFKPVTEEGAIYEQRCKVFVKKDGNFTDRGIGTLFLKPTPNEKTQLLVRAQTSLGNLLLNTLLTESIPTKRMNKNTIMLVCLPMPESTPPPVPVLLRVKTDEDADVLLETLNKHKK; the protein is encoded by the exons ATGGCTGGTAAGAGGGCTGCGTCTACGGACCTGAATCATGACAATTGGGATGATGAAGAAAAACCCGAAGAAGCAGGAACATTTAAGAAAGCTTCTGATGATATATTGGAAAAACGTGTTGTTAAAAAAGCTAAAAGACGTTTACAAAATTCAGAA GATGGTACCAGAAGTGTATTTGGTACGTTTACAGgttttaaaacaaaaacttCAACTAGTGCTTCACCCTTTAGCTTTTTagctaataataatactaatattagTGCTAATGATATGGCTTCTAAGACGGTTACGAATGTAAGCAAGTCTTCAAACAATGAAACTCCAAAAAGTAATGAAAATGGAACTAATAAGAgggaaaatacagaaatacaaACTTCGTCAACTATCTTCACTAGTAAAAATACTACTTCTGATCAGgaagaacaaaatatatttaaaaaatccacTGACTATTTTGCTAAATTAAAAGGATTAAATGAAAGTGTGGCACAATGGATTAAAACTCATGTTGATGCAAATCCATTTTGTATCTTAACTCCAATTTTTAAGGATTATGAAAGGTATCTTAAGGAAATTGAAGCTAAACATGGAAGTGAGATTGAAAAATCAACACAAGCGCAGTGTAgtgataataaagaaattgcaaatacagaaaaaaatattgagaGTTCTCCATTTGGAAGAACACATGCAAAGTCACCATTAAAATCTGCTGAATGGAAACctgaaaaatcaatttttggCAATATTAATCCAGTTTCTAAATCTATATTTAGTAAATCAGAACATACTGTAAATACTGGTAAACCTATTTTTAGTACAGATCAGAATTCAGACTCGCCTAAATCTGTTTTTGATAGTATTGATCAAAAATCTGGTAGCAAAAGCATATTTGGAAGTACAAGTTCTGAAAAAAATCCATTTTTGAGTAAGCCACCTACTGCATCTGATAAATCAGAAGAGCAAGAAACAAAATCAGATTCAAAACCTACTACTACTATTGTTACTAATACCACTATCACTAGTTCTTTTGCTACAACAAATACAACTACCTTTTGTTTTGGTCAAAGTTCTGCTACGAGTAATACATCAACTGGATTTAGTTTTGGAAG TACCAAACCATTTACATTTGGAGCTCAAGTAGTACAGCCACAAGAACCTGAGGATGAAGGAAAAGACGATGAAAACGAAGAACCACCAAAAGCAGATTTTAAACCAGTAACAGAAGAAGGTGCCATATATGAACAAAG aTGTAaagtttttgttaaaaaagatGGTAATTTTACTGATCGAGGTATAGGAACACTATTCTTAAAACCAACTCCAAATGAAAAAACACAATTATTAGTACGTGCACAAACATCTTTGGGAAATTTATTGCTCAATACTTTATTAactgaaagtattccaacaaaaCGTATGaacaaaaatacaataatgttAGTTTGTTTACCAATGCCTGAATCTACACCACCTCCAGTACCAGTATTACTAAGAGTAAAGACAGATGAAGACGCCGATGTATTATTGGAAACACtcaataaacataaaaaataa